AATCTTGTTTTCTCGCCTCCTGAGAGATTTTTTACTGTTTTGAATACATCTTCACTATAAAATAAAAACTTAGCTAAAATTCTTCTAGCCTTATCTTCAGGCATAGGGAAGTAATCTCTAAATACTTCTAGTACAGTAGAATCTTCATTATCAAATATTATATCTTGTTCTAGATATCCAATATTAACGCCAGTACCAATAATAATTTCTCCTTCATCAGGAGTATACTGATTTAATAACATTTTTATAAGTGTTGATTTGCCACTTCCATTTTTGCCTAATATACCCAGCTTTTCTCCATATCTAACATGTAAATTTAGTTTTTTAAAAATAGTATTATTTCCAAACGACTTACTTAACTCCTTTATTATTATTACATCTTTACCAGATCTATTACTATTAGAAAATTTTAATTGTATCTTTGGTTTTTCTAATATTGGTTTTTCTATTTTTCCCATTCTCTCTAGCCTTTTTTCCATATTCTTTGCTTTTTTAAACATATCCGCATTATCAGCTCTATATCCCCAATCTCTAAACCTCTTTATTGCTTCTTCCATATCTTTTATTTTTTTTTGCTGATTTTTATAAGCCTGAAATGCCTCTATTAGCTGTCTTTCTTTTTCTTTAACATAGTAAGAATAATTACCATAAAACATTTTAGCTTTTCCTGCTTCTATTTCTATTATTTTATTAACTACTCTATCAAGAAAATATCTGTCATGTGATATTATCAAAACTGTTCCACTATATTCATTAAGAAAACTTTCAAGCCACTCAATAGATTCTATATCTAAATGATTTGACGGCTCATCAAGTAATAATATATCTGGATTTTGTAATAAAATTTTCCCTAGTAAAACAGTAGTCTTTTCACCACCACTCAATGTAGAAAATTTCCTCTCTCTAAAATCTTCTTCAATTTTCAAACCTGTACATATTTTGTTTAACTTTTCTTCTATATCATAACCACCTTTATATTCAAATAACAACTGTAATTGACCATATCTTTTAATAACTTTATCTAACTCTTCACCTTTTATAATATTCATTTTCTCTTCTAGTTTTTTCATATCTCCTCGTATTTTAAATAGCTCTTCAAAAGCAGTGTTTAATACATCTATTACCTTATAATCATATGGGAAGACAGGTATTTGATCGAGATATCCTATCGTTGCTCCTTTTCTTATAGATATAATGCCATTTTCATAATTTTCAATACCAGCTATTATTTTAAATATTGTAGTCTTCCCCGCACCGTTAGATCCAACTAACCCTACTCTTTCACCAGTTTTAACCTCAAAAGAAATTTTTTTCAGTATTTTATTTGCTCCATAATATTTTTCAACATCATTTAAACTTAGCTCAATCATGAAAACCCCTCCATTTCTATAACTAATTAATAAAACAAAAACCTAGGCGAGTATATCTTCACCTAGGTCTTCCAATCCACTAATATAAATTGTAGAGACACAAAAAGCCTAGGTAAATATTTCTTTACCTAGGCATACATTCGGCACATCATTCAAATGTTTTTTAGAAAATTAGTGGTAAAGATAATTTACTCATTCTAAGTTAACATAATATTTAATTTTGGACACACTACCCCCTTGGATTGCTTGAATAAATGTAATCGCTGAATTTGAAGCTGGTAGCCTATCCAAAATAACATTACTTAGAACTTGAGCTTTCACCACTTACACTCCTTTAGTTTATTAATTAAATTTTACCATATAAAATATAACTTTCACAATACTTTTTGAAAATTATAATATTTCCCACTAATTTATCTATATATATCTTCATTCTTTTTAATATAAATATCAAGTGCTTTAATACCTCTATGAGCAAGTTTAATGAATAAAATAAAACAATATACCCAAATACCAAAAAAAATAAACACAAAAATAGCATTAAATATAGCAAACCTCATTATAATACATTCCACCTTTCCGAATTTTTTCTGAACTTTCTAAAATATTATATAGTATATTCGTTAAAGCAAAAAACATTCCTTTATATATTACATTTTTTTAACATAAATCTAAATATTAACAAATCCATTAAACTAACACTTACCCCTAGATCAAAAATACAAAAGATTAGAGATTGCATCTTGCAATCTCTAATCCTTCTCTTTAATTTTTACTTTTCTTTGCAATCGATATAGACCAGAAAAGTCCTCCGTATAAGAATAATACTCCTATTATAAGCATAATCCATGCTCCAACGGTCATCTTTACCGACCTCCTCAAAGGTTAAATATTATTTTTTTACTACTACTCTTCTTGCATTATTTTTACATCTGAATTATATTGACTCTTAGTTTTACCTAATACTATAGATACTATAATAACAACTGCTAACATTAACCAACCGCCTATTATAATAGACCAAAGTGGATATCCCCCATAAAATTTTCCATTTACTACATCAATTATTTCTTGTACTATATTCCAAATCAATATTCCACCAAGAACTATTGGAGTAATAACAGCAATCATTACATCATACCACTTACCTAGTTTCACCTCAGATATAGGATTAAAGTAATTTCTTAATTTTGATGTTTTATAAATCCAACCTATTGCAATTGCTTCAAATAAACCAACTGCTACTATACCAAAGTTATTAATATATCTATCAACAATGTCTAACCAGTATAATCCTCCTTTTGTAGCATAAAGGAAACTTATAATAAAGCCTACAAGACATGTTAAACGTACAACTTTTTTCTTATTCCATCCCCATTTGTCAACTAAACCAGCAACAACACCTTCAATAAGTGAAAATGCTGAATCTATTCCTAAAGTAAACAACATTATAAAAAATACTAATGAGAATATTACTGCACCAAATGGTAATAAGCTTATTGCTTCTGGATAAGTCCAAAAAGCTAATCCAACTCCACCATTTCCTGCAACTTCACTAACTAAAGCCCCTTTAGTAAAAGCCATATATCCCATTGTACCAAAAACTGCAAAACCTGCTAAGAAACTAATGCCGCAATTTGCAAACACTGTAATAAGAGCATTGTTAGTAATATCTGACTTTCTAGGCAAATAGCTTGCATAAGCAATCATTACACCAAATGCTAAACTCAATGTAAAGAAAACTTGACCATATGCGGATGCCCAAACTTTAGGATCTAATAATTTTGAAAAATCAGGATTTAAATAGAAATTAATACCATCTATTGCTCCTGGCAATGTTAAAGCTCTTATTACTAATATACCGAGCATTATAACAGGCAATGGCACTGTCCATTTAACAACCTTACCTACTGAATGCACACCATTTCTAATACACCAATAAATCGCTCCCCAAGCTAATATTAATCCTATTATAATCGGTAAACTAAATCCTCCTAATTCACCAGGTCCACTAGAAATTTGAAGAACTTTATTTAAGAAGAAGTCTTTTGGTGCACTACCCCATGCTATTTTTAAAGAATACCATAAATAATCAATTACCCAAGCCATAATCACACTATAATAAGTTATTATTACAAAACTAGCTGCTATAGCCAACCATCCCAAACTCTCCCAGCCTTTTTTAATCTTACTAAAAGCAGTAGGTGCACCAGCTTGAAACTTATGACCTATAGCAAATTCTGCTATTAATAGAGGAATTCCAGCTGTTAGTAATGCTATAAAATAAGGTATTAAGAAAGCTCCTCCTCCATTTTCAGCTGCCATATAAGGGAAACGCCACGCATTACCCAATCCTGCAGCTGAGCCTATAGCTGCAAAAACAAATGCAGTCCTTGTGCTCCATCTTTCTCTGTCAAGCATAATGTTCCCTCCTTATACTTTAGATAAATTAAAAACTTTAATTTAAAACTCTCCCCCTTCTTTAGATATTTATTAGAATATATCTTATATAAAATATATATTATCGGAATATTAAAAATATTTTTAAAATATTAGTTTTTTGATTAAAAACTTATTCCATCCATTTTGTGGTAATTTATTGAACTATTATCTTTTTTCATGTAATATTAAATTAAAATAATGTCGTCATTTGCTTATCTATATTCGATTTTCGTATAATGAATATTGAATGACAAAAGGAGGGTAATAAATGGAAAGATTGGATTTTATCTACAAAAGACATAGTGTTAGGAAGTTTAAAAACATAGACGTACCTATAGAAGATATAAAAGAAATAATAAAAGCTGGTACATATGCTCCATCAGGTAAGAATCTGCAGAACTGGCATTTTGTCGTTATAAAGAATAAAGCAAAAATAGAAGAGATGGCTAGAATCGTCGAGAGAAAAAATGCAGAACTTGCGAACTATGCAAAAGATGAAAATACTAAAAAGTCATTTACTAAATACCTAAAATATCATACAGTTTTTAGAAATGCACCAGTAGTAATATTAGTATATGCTGGTCCATATCCTTCAACTGGTCTTGAACTGCTAAAAGAAAAAGGAGCATCGAAAGAAGAGTTAGATGCTGTTATTTTACCAAACCCAGGTATACAAAATATCGCTGCTGCAATGGAAAACATTCTTTTAGCTGCATCTAATATGGGATATGGCACTTGCTGGATGACAGGACCTAATTATGCAAGTAAAGAAATAGCTGACTATATAGGTTTTAAAAAAGAAGGATATTTTCTTGCAGCAATGACTCCACTTGGAGTGCCAGAAGAATCTGAACTAAAAAGCCCACCAAGAAAGCCTTTAGAGGAAGTTATGACAATCATTGAATAAAATATTTTGCGGAGGTAGAAACCTCCGCTATTTACATTCGCTATCCTCTCAAAGTAGCTTTTAATCTATTAGGATTTAATAATAAATCTAAACAAGTATCTATATTTTTTGTTATAATATCGCTATTTTTGATTGTTTCTACAAAACAACCTTCATCTCCTATTATCACTATCCCTATTTGTACTTCTTTAAGCATAAGCATATCGTTATTCCCATTGCCTATAGCTATACAATACTCAGCCCCTAATTCCTTAACAAAGTTAAGCTTATCAATTTTTCCATTTTCTTGAGAAATTATTTTGAGATTAACATTTACATCTCTAAGATTTTCTTTTACATTGCCATATGTATCAGCTGTTAATACATAAACTTCTACTTTTTCGCTTAACTTCTTAAGCTTTTCTTTGATTTCAGACTTCATAATGCCATCTACAGCTAAAGTACCATTGTAATCAAATATAACATACTTTATTTTTAATTGTTTATATGATGGTATATCTAATTCTATCACGCTATCCCCCCACTAAAAAACATATATCTAAAACAATTTTATTTTTTCATTTTTTCAATTAATTCTTCTCTTAAATCTTCAAAACCTGGCTTACCTAGTAATGCAAACATATTTTTCTTATATGCTTCAACTCCTGGTTGATCGAAAGGATTAACCCCTAATATATATCCACTTATTCCACAAGCTTTTTCAAAGAAATAAATAAGCTTTCCGAAATAGTATTCATTCATTTCAGATACATTTATTACAATATTAGGTACGTTGCCATCAGTATGTGCAAGTAATGTACCTTCAAAAGCTCTTTTGTTTACAAAATCCATAGTCTTACCTTTAAGATAATTAAGTCCATCTAAATTTTTCTCATTTTTTGGTATCTCTATGTCTTCTTTAGGATTTATTATGTTTATAACCGTTTCAAATAAATCTCTTCTACCATCTTGTATGTATTGTCCTAAAGAATGCAAGTCTGTTGAAAATTCAACTGAAGCTGGGAATATTCCCTTACCATCTTTACCTTCACTTTCTCCATATAACTGTTTCCACCACTCTGCTAAATAGCGAAGATAAGGTTCATAATTAACTAATATTTCTATATCTTTACCTTTTCTATAAAGTATATTTCTTAAAGCCGCATATTGATAACAAGGATTTTTTTCCAAATCTTCTACCATATACTCTTCTCTACCTGCTTTAGCACCTTCCATAATTTTATCTATGTCTATACCTGCAACAGCTATTGGCAACAATCCAACTGGTGTAAATATTGAAAATCTTCCTCCGACATCATCAGGTATCACAAAAGTTTCATAACCTTCTTCCTCAGCTAATTTTCTTAATGCTCCCTTAACTTTATCTGTTGTAGCGAATATTCTTTTTCTCGCTTCTTCCCTTCCATATTTTTTCTCCATATATTCCTTTAATATTCTAAATGCTATAGCTGGCTCTGTTGTAGTCCCAGACTTTGATATTACATTTATACTTATATCTTTACCTTGTATAACATCAAACAAATGTCTTAAATATGTACCACTAATATTATTTCCTACAAAATAAATTTCAGGTGTTTTCCTTTTATCTTTAGAAAGTATATTATAAAATGTATGACCTAAAGCTTCTATTGCAGCTCTTGCTCCTAAATAAGAACCACCAATACCTACTACTATAAAAACATCTGAAGTTTCTTTTATTCTTTCAGCAGCTAGTTTTATTCTTGCAAATTCATCTTTATCATAATTTATAGGATAATCTACCCAACCTAAAAAATCATTGCCTGGTCCATTTTTTTCATGAAGCATTTTATGAGCAAAAGAAATTTGAGCTTTCATATATTCTAATTCATGTTTTTTTATAAGAGCATTAGAGTAATCTAATGTAATAGCATTCATTTATTTCCCCTCCTTAAGTATTTGTATCCAATAGTTACATTTTACTATTATATAATATCCAAATCAAATATATTTATAGACTATAAATTAGAGTAAAATCTTCGATTTAAATAGATTATAGGAAGATTTTGCCTATATCCATTACGGAAATTATATTTTAAATTATCCACTTTTCAAAAAAAGTTTATAATTTCCTATGGATTATAAAAAACGAGGGACTTAAAATCCCTCGATTAATCTCTTTATTTAATGTTCAAACTGATATCTAATGCTTTAACTGAATGAGTTAATGCTCCGACTGAAATTACATCTACTCCAGTTTTAGCAACTTCCTCAATATTATCTATATTAACATTACCAGATGCTTCTAATATAGCTTTTTTATTATTTATACTCACTGCTTCTTTCATTTTCTCAATACTCATATTATCAAGCATTATAATATCAGCTCCTGCACTTAGAGCTTGTTTAAATTCTTCGATAGTTTCAACCTCTACCTCTATTTTAACAGTATGTGAAACCTTTTCTCTCATTAATTTAATCGCTCTTTCTATACTTCCAACAGCTCTTATATGATTATCTTTTATCATAACAGCATCTGATAAATTATATCTATGGTTTGACCCTCCGCCTAATTTTACAGCATATTTTTCTAAAACTCTAATACCAGGTGTAGTTTTTCTTGTATCAGCTACCCTAACTTTATATTTCTCTACTTTATCTACAAACTTTCTAGTCTTAGTTGCAATTCCTGATAATCTCTGAAGAAAATTTAGAGCTGTTCTCTCGCCAGATAAAATAGCTCTAGTTTTACCTTTTATTTTAGCTATAACATCACCTTTTCTTAAAAACTGTCCATCTTCCTTTAACCTATAAAATTGTATATCTTTATCGAGTAGTTTAAAAGTAATTTCAGCTATTTCTATTCCAGCTAATATCCCATCTTCTTTAGCGATAATTTCAGCTTCAGAAATATCATCTTGTCCTATTAAATTGTCAGTTGTAATATCGCCATTATTCATATCTTCTATCAAAGCATTTTTAATTATATCTTCTATTTGAAGCACTAGCATTTTAACACCTCATCATTATTAATTTATTCTATAATGACATCCTAGACTATTTTCTCTTTTAATACAGCTTTCTATAATACTTTTTGATACAATAGCCATATTTAAGACTTCAATATATTCTTTGCTATATCTGTATTTATTTTTCAGCATTTCATATATATCATCTATTATTTCTCTAGCTTTTAATAACCCCGATGTTGTACGTACTATTCCTACATATTTGTCCATAGTTTGCCTTATTCTGTCCTTAATAGTTTTAAATAAATATTCATCCACTTCAGTTTTTATTTCAGTTTCATAAGCACTATCCAATATATTTAATGGAATGTTTTCTATAGTATTATTAATAGAGTTAGCTATTCGTCTACCAAACACAATACATTCTAATAAAGAATTGCTAGCTAATCTGTTTGCTCCATGTACGCCTGTATTAGTACACTCTCCACAAGCGTATAAATTCTCTAAACTAGTCATTCCATCATCATTAACTTTTATTCCTCCAATAAAATAGTGCTCTACAGGTGCAACAGGTATTAAATCTTTTGACATATCTAAACCATATTCTAAACATTTATTAAAAATTGTAGGAAATCTTCTAATAAGAAAATCTCTATCTTTATGTGTTATATCTAAATATACAAATTCACTATTCGTTTTGATTAATTCATTGTGTATACTCTGTGCAACAATATCTCTAGGAGCTAATTCTCCCTTAGGATGAATCTTAAGCATAAATCTTTCTCCAAACTTATTTCTTAAATATGCTCCTTCACCTCTTACAGCCTCTGATATCAAAAATTTTTTTCCTTCACCTTCAGAATAAAGTGCTGTAGGGTGGAACTGGATAAATTCCATATTATCAAGCATACAACCCGCTCTGTATGCCATTGATATACCATCTCCTGTAGCTAAAGGAGAATTAGTACTATTTTTATATAAAGCTCCTATCCCACCTGTTGCAATAACTACAGCCTTAGAAAATATACTGATTAATTTATCATTTTTAATAATCTTGACACCTATACATTTATCATCTTTTTTGATTAGCTCAACAGCCATTGTATCATCTAAAATCTCTATATTATCTCTATAAACTACCTCTTTATACAGAGCTTTCATTATCTCTTTCCCTGTTGCATCTCCACCAGCGTGAAGTATCCTTGCTCTACTGTGTCCACCTTCTAATGTGGTTCTTAATCTTCCATAACTATCTCTGTCAAAAGGAACTCCAAATTCTATAAGTTTACCTACATTTTCTTTAGCCTCATATACCATTATCTTTAAATTATCTATATTATTTACACCTGAACCTGCATTTAAAGTATCCTTAATATGTGCATCTAAATCATCTATTTCTAAACTTGCTGCAATACCTCCCTGAGCAAGGGAAGAATTATTATCAAATATCTCTCCTTTTGATAATATCTTAACATTCAACCTGCTATCTAAATTAAGAGCCGTATAAACCCCAGCTAAACCTGAGCCTATTATAATAACATCAGCAGTATTTTTTGACCCCACAAATTTCACCTCTACCTATTTTATCTCCATCATCCTTTGTAAAGATTTCATTGCCTTTACTCTTATATCTTCAGGTACAGTAATTTCAAATTCTTCATATTTAAGTGCATTTAATACATCATTTAAGTTAGTTTTTTTCATATTATTGCATATAAGCCCAGGTGATAGAAGATAAAATTTCTTATCAGGATTATCTTTTCTAAGCTTATGCAAAACTCCCATTTCTGTTCCTATAATAAATTTCTTGTTGCTGGACTTTGTAGCAAAATCAATAATCTGTGAAGTACTTCCAACAAAGTCTGCCATTTTAACAACATCTTCATTACATTCTGGGTGAACTAAAACTAAAGCATCTGGATGCACATCTTTAACTTTTATTACTTCAGCTTCTTTAACTCTATGATGAGTTATACAAAATCCAGGCCATAAATCAATTTGTTTATTTTTAACTTTGCTCTTTATATAATTACCTAAATTTCTATCAGGTACAAATAATATTTTTTCTGCATTAATACTATTAACAACTTTTAGAGCATTTGATGAGGTACAGCATATGTCACTTTCAGCTTTAACAGCTGCAGAAGAATTCACAT
This genomic interval from Caloranaerobacter ferrireducens contains the following:
- the abc-f gene encoding ribosomal protection-like ABC-F family protein — encoded protein: MIELSLNDVEKYYGANKILKKISFEVKTGERVGLVGSNGAGKTTIFKIIAGIENYENGIISIRKGATIGYLDQIPVFPYDYKVIDVLNTAFEELFKIRGDMKKLEEKMNIIKGEELDKVIKRYGQLQLLFEYKGGYDIEEKLNKICTGLKIEEDFRERKFSTLSGGEKTTVLLGKILLQNPDILLLDEPSNHLDIESIEWLESFLNEYSGTVLIISHDRYFLDRVVNKIIEIEAGKAKMFYGNYSYYVKEKERQLIEAFQAYKNQQKKIKDMEEAIKRFRDWGYRADNADMFKKAKNMEKRLERMGKIEKPILEKPKIQLKFSNSNRSGKDVIIIKELSKSFGNNTIFKKLNLHVRYGEKLGILGKNGSGKSTLIKMLLNQYTPDEGEIIIGTGVNIGYLEQDIIFDNEDSTVLEVFRDYFPMPEDKARRILAKFLFYSEDVFKTVKNLSGGEKTRLKLCLLMQQDINTLILDEPTNHLDIDSREMLEDALSDFGGTIIFISHDRYFINKIADRIVELENKKLINYLGNYDYYKNEKTRRMLSNSINNQVKQKEIKKGYKKGASKRKINVDKQICDLEKEIEQLEKLIEEKDKAMEKYKTDYIKLNEIYNEKQKLKMRFEELMDKWIELND
- a CDS encoding MetS family NSS transporter small subunit — encoded protein: MTVGAWIMLIIGVLFLYGGLFWSISIAKKSKN
- a CDS encoding sodium-dependent transporter, with the protein product MLDRERWSTRTAFVFAAIGSAAGLGNAWRFPYMAAENGGGAFLIPYFIALLTAGIPLLIAEFAIGHKFQAGAPTAFSKIKKGWESLGWLAIAASFVIITYYSVIMAWVIDYLWYSLKIAWGSAPKDFFLNKVLQISSGPGELGGFSLPIIIGLILAWGAIYWCIRNGVHSVGKVVKWTVPLPVIMLGILVIRALTLPGAIDGINFYLNPDFSKLLDPKVWASAYGQVFFTLSLAFGVMIAYASYLPRKSDITNNALITVFANCGISFLAGFAVFGTMGYMAFTKGALVSEVAGNGGVGLAFWTYPEAISLLPFGAVIFSLVFFIMLFTLGIDSAFSLIEGVVAGLVDKWGWNKKKVVRLTCLVGFIISFLYATKGGLYWLDIVDRYINNFGIVAVGLFEAIAIGWIYKTSKLRNYFNPISEVKLGKWYDVMIAVITPIVLGGILIWNIVQEIIDVVNGKFYGGYPLWSIIIGGWLMLAVVIIVSIVLGKTKSQYNSDVKIMQEE
- a CDS encoding nitroreductase family protein; amino-acid sequence: MERLDFIYKRHSVRKFKNIDVPIEDIKEIIKAGTYAPSGKNLQNWHFVVIKNKAKIEEMARIVERKNAELANYAKDENTKKSFTKYLKYHTVFRNAPVVILVYAGPYPSTGLELLKEKGASKEELDAVILPNPGIQNIAAAMENILLAASNMGYGTCWMTGPNYASKEIADYIGFKKEGYFLAAMTPLGVPEESELKSPPRKPLEEVMTIIE
- a CDS encoding HAD family hydrolase; translated protein: MIELDIPSYKQLKIKYVIFDYNGTLAVDGIMKSEIKEKLKKLSEKVEVYVLTADTYGNVKENLRDVNVNLKIISQENGKIDKLNFVKELGAEYCIAIGNGNNDMLMLKEVQIGIVIIGDEGCFVETIKNSDIITKNIDTCLDLLLNPNRLKATLRG
- a CDS encoding glucose-6-phosphate isomerase: MNAITLDYSNALIKKHELEYMKAQISFAHKMLHEKNGPGNDFLGWVDYPINYDKDEFARIKLAAERIKETSDVFIVVGIGGSYLGARAAIEALGHTFYNILSKDKRKTPEIYFVGNNISGTYLRHLFDVIQGKDISINVISKSGTTTEPAIAFRILKEYMEKKYGREEARKRIFATTDKVKGALRKLAEEEGYETFVIPDDVGGRFSIFTPVGLLPIAVAGIDIDKIMEGAKAGREEYMVEDLEKNPCYQYAALRNILYRKGKDIEILVNYEPYLRYLAEWWKQLYGESEGKDGKGIFPASVEFSTDLHSLGQYIQDGRRDLFETVINIINPKEDIEIPKNEKNLDGLNYLKGKTMDFVNKRAFEGTLLAHTDGNVPNIVINVSEMNEYYFGKLIYFFEKACGISGYILGVNPFDQPGVEAYKKNMFALLGKPGFEDLREELIEKMKK
- the nadC gene encoding carboxylating nicotinate-nucleotide diphosphorylase, which gives rise to MLVLQIEDIIKNALIEDMNNGDITTDNLIGQDDISEAEIIAKEDGILAGIEIAEITFKLLDKDIQFYRLKEDGQFLRKGDVIAKIKGKTRAILSGERTALNFLQRLSGIATKTRKFVDKVEKYKVRVADTRKTTPGIRVLEKYAVKLGGGSNHRYNLSDAVMIKDNHIRAVGSIERAIKLMREKVSHTVKIEVEVETIEEFKQALSAGADIIMLDNMSIEKMKEAVSINNKKAILEASGNVNIDNIEEVAKTGVDVISVGALTHSVKALDISLNIK
- the nadB gene encoding L-aspartate oxidase, whose product is MGSKNTADVIIIGSGLAGVYTALNLDSRLNVKILSKGEIFDNNSSLAQGGIAASLEIDDLDAHIKDTLNAGSGVNNIDNLKIMVYEAKENVGKLIEFGVPFDRDSYGRLRTTLEGGHSRARILHAGGDATGKEIMKALYKEVVYRDNIEILDDTMAVELIKKDDKCIGVKIIKNDKLISIFSKAVVIATGGIGALYKNSTNSPLATGDGISMAYRAGCMLDNMEFIQFHPTALYSEGEGKKFLISEAVRGEGAYLRNKFGERFMLKIHPKGELAPRDIVAQSIHNELIKTNSEFVYLDITHKDRDFLIRRFPTIFNKCLEYGLDMSKDLIPVAPVEHYFIGGIKVNDDGMTSLENLYACGECTNTGVHGANRLASNSLLECIVFGRRIANSINNTIENIPLNILDSAYETEIKTEVDEYLFKTIKDRIRQTMDKYVGIVRTTSGLLKAREIIDDIYEMLKNKYRYSKEYIEVLNMAIVSKSIIESCIKRENSLGCHYRIN
- the nadA gene encoding quinolinate synthase NadA, which produces MDKQRIVDEIIKLKKEKDAIILAHNYQIPEVQEIADIIGDSLALSKAASNVDNKIIVFCGVHFMAESAKILSPDKKVLLPAKDAGCPMADMVTAEKLREYKEKNPDTYVVCYVNSSAAVKAESDICCTSSNALKVVNSINAEKILFVPDRNLGNYIKSKVKNKQIDLWPGFCITHHRVKEAEVIKVKDVHPDALVLVHPECNEDVVKMADFVGSTSQIIDFATKSSNKKFIIGTEMGVLHKLRKDNPDKKFYLLSPGLICNNMKKTNLNDVLNALKYEEFEITVPEDIRVKAMKSLQRMMEIK